Sequence from the Methanobrevibacter arboriphilus genome:
GTCTTGCTCCTAGAATACTAACAAGGTTTCCACTTTCACCAGAAAAAAGTGGAACTAAAGTTAAAAGACTCGGATTTTTAAGAAGAGTATTAATAGAGTTATTTAAAAATCCGCCTGCTGTAACTCCTAAAAATGAACAAACAAGCAGTACTGGAGTGGATTGTTTTAAAATTTTTTTCATTTCCCCACCTGCTTTTATTCCATAAATAAAACTTAAAATAGCGATTAATATTATAAATATAAACACACTATATTTTAAAATCACACTTGATAAAAAAGAAACTAAAATTACAGCTAAAATGATAGCAGGTAATGTGAATAAATCTCCAAAAGCAGCTATAACTGGAGTTGATATATTATCTGGATCCCACCCATTTTCAAAACTTTTAAGTGATATTAACATAGTTAGTGGTAGCATTATTACACTTGAAATAACTCCTGCAAATAGTGAAATTAATGTAAAGTCAACTAAACTTATGCTTTCAAATCCAAATATTATACATATTCCTTTAGCTAAAAATGCTAAAAAAATAGAAAGTATCATAGTTAAAATAAGTGAAGATAATATGTTCTCTGATAAAATCTTAGAACGCTTAAATTTAGGGGACAATAAACCTATATGAAGATTTGTAGCTAATCGTGAACCAAGAGCTCCAAATATGTTTCCCCTCATTCCAATAGCTCCTGGAATAATAACTAAGAGCCCTGGAAACGCGGCTAAAAAACTTGTCATATTTCCAATAATAATGCCTGCAAATAAATCTCCAATAGCACATATTAAAAGAGCAATAAATGCCTCTCTTAACACATCATTTGTTTCCTTAAAGAAATACTTAAATCTGTGGCCTATTAGATAAGGAATAGAAAATAAATAATTTATCTTTCTATATATGAATATAAAAGAGTTGACTATGAATGATATTATTATTGAAAATATTTGGCGAATCATCTTCAATAGAAGTTTTATTTTCTTCATAAATATCACCTACAAACATAATTCCA
This genomic interval carries:
- a CDS encoding magnesium transporter; this translates as MKKIKLLLKMIRQIFSIIISFIVNSFIFIYRKINYLFSIPYLIGHRFKYFFKETNDVLREAFIALLICAIGDLFAGIIIGNMTSFLAAFPGLLVIIPGAIGMRGNIFGALGSRLATNLHIGLLSPKFKRSKILSENILSSLILTMILSIFLAFLAKGICIIFGFESISLVDFTLISLFAGVISSVIMLPLTMLISLKSFENGWDPDNISTPVIAAFGDLFTLPAIILAVILVSFLSSVILKYSVFIFIILIAILSFIYGIKAGGEMKKILKQSTPVLLVCSFLGVTAGGFLNNSINTLLKNPSLLTLVPLFSGESGNLVSILGARLSSALHSGLISPVLKPEKITIRNFSIIIFLAIIIYPIIGLLAELSSKLLNIPGLGFIPIIGISTIAGILLISVMLLIVFLISSLSYKNGLDPDNIVIPISTSVTDSLSSLTLISISIMILSLLNL